From a single Cryptococcus neoformans var. neoformans B-3501A chromosome 3, whole genome shotgun sequence genomic region:
- a CDS encoding hypothetical protein (Match to EST gb|CF182936.1|CF182936), whose amino-acid sequence MRHRFYLPTIVRDQTFLSFVRQRHHSHHHPYLTPSLPSLTPKHEPDLSSDAPPGSSSAASEKDITSVLSLLREDYVAVKEHIKVMDYKQVLKRAAQRHMYKWYAILIIAGTLTALITAKHDAVVDFCRPITEKIRSWPAGWLVPIAILVIVSFPPLVGHEIIGILCGLVWGLWVGFAILAAGTFVGEIATWVAFKWCCQTRAAKFEKKNRLYAALTQLIREKSFMFVLILRFSAVPGHITTAVSASAGANFWSYLLAAFLTLPKQWTIVYLGKAFGTTNRTNTIISVLTTVLTILATAVAAVYIYYQMRLVMRRWTLALPAHVESSSTSNVTLSEWADEKGQDGLYTRRRWMASNGSDEYVNRCEGRTLTRSWSMPEHMSEEELKEWVKSLENEEYASSASAQLSAETGDDSASESAANIKINIQMELGSLLPTSWPPVTPRFPEPSNNVMKSPGLGIPQSVSRDSNCSSPSPPLLELDNAYTPTLASRRPSYSRRIPSSSSISFDVPCTIPGTTCPHRVGGREVADEADAYAIAHGARRPEFRRMRGDSRAALLGRPVDDAALHQCGSSWRREYSHSYGRSRGSSNATLSRSDIDELGRARGDSVSTAGTGYSYGPPTLADLGVVRGEGGYVRMDQPQRGKGESSAAVLGGLIDEGLRTEISRDRNDMESYQREGSTILKGNEGKNQLGDENV is encoded by the exons ATGCGCCATCGCTTCTATCTGCCTACAATCGTCAGAGACCAaacctttctctccttcgtCCGCCAACGCCACCAttctcaccatcatccataCCTCACTCCATCATTACCATCCCTTACCCCTAAGCATGAGCCGGACCTTTCCTCAGACGCACCACCAggttcctcttctgctgccTCGGAGAAGGATATTACTTCTGTTCTGTCACTATTAAGAGAAGACTATGTGGCTGTAAAGGAACATATAAAGGTCATGGACTATAAGCAAGTGTTGAAAAGAGCTGCGCAAAGACACATGTATA AGTGGTATGCTATCTTGATAATAGCAGGTACCCTGACCGCCCTGATCACGGCTAAGCATGATGCGGTCGTCGACTTCTGTAGGCCTATAACAGAGAAGATCAGAAGCTGGCCGGCCGGATGGCTGGTACCTATTGCTATTCTGGTTATCGTTTCATTCCCCCCTCTTGTAGGACATGAAA TCATTGGAATTTTGTGTGGTCTAGTATGGGGCTTGTGGGTTGGCTTTGCCATACTTGCAGCTGGCACATTCGTAGGAGAGATCGCCACTTGGGTGGCCTTTAAGTGGTGCTGTCAGACCAGAGCTGCAAA atttgagaagaagaacagatTATACGCAGCCTTGACGCAGCTTATTCGTGAAAAG AGCTTCATGTTTGTTCTCATTTTGCGATTTAGTGCCGTCCCAGGCCATATAACAACAGCT GTATCAGCGTCCGCCGGCGCAAACTTCTGGAGCTATCTTCTTGCTGCTTTTCTCACTCTTCCAAAACAGTGGACGATTGTCTACCTCGGAAAAGCCTTTGGAACAACTAACCGAACCAACACCATCATTTCTGTCCTCACGACAGTGCTTACTATCCTTGCcactgctgttgctgctgtgtACATCTATTATCAAATGCGACTCGTCATGCGGCGATGGACGTTGGCTTTACCGGCACATGTggaaagcagcagcacAAGTAATGTAACTTTGTCAGAATGGGCGGATGAAAAAGGCCAAGATGGTTTATACACTCGTCGTCGTTGGATGGCTTCCAACGGCAGCGACGAGTATGTCAATAGATGTGAGGGCCGTACGTTGACCAGATCCTGGAGCATGCCAGAGCATatgagcgaggaggagCTGAAGGAGTGGGTGAAGAGTTTAGAAAATGAGGAGTACGCCTCAAGTGCGTCCGCCCAGCTGAGCGCGGAAACAGGGGATGACAGTGCATCCGAAAGCGCCGCAAACATAAAAATTAATATTCAGATGGAGCTGggctcccttcttcccacttcCTGGCCGCCAGTTACACCCAGGTTTCCTGAGCCTTCGAATAATGTAATGAAAAGTCCAGGTTTAGGGATCCCTCAAAGTGTATCTCGGGATTCCAActgctcttctccttcaccccCTCTTCTGGAGCTCGACAATGCTTATACACCTACTCTGGCTAGCCGTCGACCATCGTATTCTCGGAGAATACCCTCCAGTTCCTCCATATCTTTCGATGTCCCCTGTACAATTCCTGGGACGACATGTCCACATCGAGTGGGGGGACGTGAGGTCGCGGACGAAGCCGATGCTTACGCCATCGCACACGGCGCTCGTCGACCCGAATTTCGACGCATGCGAGGTGACTCTCGTGCTGCTCTGTTGGGTCGGCCGGTGGATGACGCAGCACTTCATCAGTGTGGTTCcagttggagaagggaatACTCACACTCCTATGGGCGGTCGCGCGGAAGCAGTAATGCCACTCTGTCGAGGAGCGATATTGATGAGCTGGGGCGTGCGAGGGGTGATTCAGTTAGCACTGCTGGGACAGGATACTCCTACGGCCCACCAACATTAGCTGATCTAGGAGTGGtaagaggagaaggtgggtATGTCAGGATGGATCAACCTCAGAGAGGCAAAGGCGAAAGTTCCGCTGCGGTACTCGGCGGGCTGATAGACGAGGGGCTTAGAACTGAGATTTCGAGGGATAGGAATGATATGGAGTCATATCAGAGGGAAGGATCAACGATATTGAAAGGAAACGAAGGAAAAAACCAATTAGGTGATGAGAACGTCTGA
- a CDS encoding hypothetical protein (HMMPfam hit to DnaJ, DnaJ domain, score: 119.7, E(): 6.7e-33; HMMPfam hit to DnaJ_C, DnaJ C terminal region, score: 133.6, E(): 4.3e-37; HMMPfam hit to DnaJ_CXXCXGXG, DnaJ central domain (4 repeats), score: 64.3, E(): 3.2e-16) translates to MPPRITSRALSTLSTAQSSAGSSSTLPPSTFSLRQHKRSPSSHSFTFRHFGPLLAHPRNPSTASLGWRRSFHSSTVHPASAKDPYNVLGVNKDASSSDIKKAYYSLAKKWHPDSSKEKDAKEKFHEIQAAYDILSDDKKRQAYDRYGSASTQEGFDPNFAHGAGGFGGFQGFGPGFGDGASDLFESLFGGAFGGGSSAFGGRQRPVRGDDLEVGVNLSFLEACNGVTRKVTVTPVIDCKTCTGSGLKPGEKKSQCPACRGSGQRTFQVQGMVMASTCQTCGGTGSTIPKNARCGECDGVGKVKEKKVLDVEIPAGVEDGMMIRVPGAGDKPLSASGPAGDLLVRVLVKPSSVFRRQGVNLYHDAKVPLHIALLGGVIRIPTLEGDVDVKVKNGTQNGEEAVLKGRGVKSVYGGRRNDRGDLIVGWKVQIPRSLTPFQRKILQAYADDIEGRNPQVHFGPLPSDPPVTSPSSPPKEPTNGETKKEIGEEGRQTKSEEDEVGGKI, encoded by the exons ATGCCCCCAAGGATAACCTCAAGAGCATTATCGACTCTTTCTACTGCTCAGTCCTCAGCAGGAAGCTCGTcaacccttcctccttccacatTCTCTCTACGTCAACACAAACGATCGCCGTCATCACATTCGTTCACTTTTCGACACTTTGGTCCACTGCTTGCGCACCCAAGGAATCCTTCAACGGCGTCACTTGGGTGGAGG AGATCATTCCATTCTTCAACAGTTCACCCCGCTTCTGCAAAAGATCCATACAATGTCCTTGGCGTAAACAAAgacgcctcttcctctgatATTAAGAAAGCATATTATAGC TTGGCGAAAAAATGGCATCCTGACTCaagcaaagaaaaagatgcAAAAGAAAAGTTCCATGAGATACAGGCCGCTTATGAT ATTCTGTCAGACGATAAAAAACGCCAAGCGTACGATCGATACGGTTCCGCTTCAACACAGGAGGGCTTTGATCCTAATTTCGCCCATGGTGCTGGCGGATTCGGTGGATTCCAAGGCTTCGGCCCTGGTTTTGGTGACGGCGCTAGCGATCTTTTTGAGTCTCTTTTTGGAGGTGCATTTGGCGGCGGTAGCAGTGCATTCGGTGGTCGCCAGAGGCCTGTTAGGGGGGACGATTTGGAGGTTGGTGTGAATCTTTCATTCCTGGAGGCTTGCAACGGTGTCACACGCAAAGTTACTGTCACACCAGTGATTGATTGCAAGACTTGTACTGGATCTGGTCTCAAGCCAGGCGAGAAAAAGTCTCAGTGTCCTGCGTGTCGCGGCTCTGGCCAGCGGACTTTCCAAGTCCAGGGCATGGTCATGGCTTCAACTTGTCAAACATGCGGTGGAACAGGATCTACGATTCCCAAAAATGCAAGGTGTGGCGAGTGCGATGGCGTCGGAAAagtgaaggaaaagaaggtttTGGACGTGGAAATCCCTGCAGGTGTAGAAGatgggatgatgatcagGGTTCCGGGAGCCGGTGATAAGCCTCTTTCTGCTTCAGGGCCGGCCGGCGATTTACTCGTCAGAGTCTTGGTTAAACCGTCGAGTGTGTTCCGAAGGCAAGGCGTAAATCTTTATCACGATGCCAAAGTGCCGCTTCACATAGCTCTCTTGGGCGGTGTCATTAGGATACCTACCTTGGAAGGCGACGTGGACGTAAAGGTGAAGAATGGAACCcaaaatggagaagaggcagtGTTGAAAGGGCGAGGTGTCAAGAGCGTGTAcgggggaaggagaaatgATCGCGGAGATCTCATCGTGGGTTGGAAAGTACAAATTCCTCG ATCTCTTACACCATTCCAACGCAAAATTCTTCAAGCGTATGCGGATGATATTGAAGGTCGCAATCCCCAAGTACACTTTGGTCCGTTGCCATCTGATCCCCCAGTCACCAGCCCATCTTCGCCACCAAAGGAGCCTACAAATG GTGAAACCAAAAAAGAGATTGGCGAGGAGGGCAGACAGACCAAatcggaagaggatgaggtaGGGGGGAAAATCTGA
- a CDS encoding hypothetical protein (HMMPfam hit to DnaJ, DnaJ domain, score: 119.7, E(): 6.7e-33; HMMPfam hit to DnaJ_C, DnaJ C terminal region, score: 133.6, E(): 4.3e-37; HMMPfam hit to DnaJ_CXXCXGXG, DnaJ central domain (4 repeats), score: 64.3, E(): 3.2e-16) translates to MPPRITSRALSTLSTAQSSAGSSSTLPPSTFSLRQHKRSPSSHSFTFRHFGPLLAHPRNPSTASLGWRRSFHSSTVHPASAKDPYNVLGVNKDASSSDIKKAYYSLAKKWHPDSSKEKDAKEKFHEIQAAYDILSDDKKRQAYDRYGSASTQEGFDPNFAHGAGGFGGFQGFGPGFGDGASDLFESLFGGAFGGGSSAFGGRQRPVRGDDLEVGVNLSFLEACNGVTRKVTVTPVIDCKTCTGSGLKPGEKKSQCPACRGSGQRTFQVQGMVMASTCQTCGGTGSTIPKNARCGECDGVGKVKEKKVLDVEIPAGVEDGMMIRVPGAGDKPLSASGPAGDLLVRVLVKPSSVFRRQGVNLYHDAKVPLHIALLGGVIRIPTLEGDVDVKVKNGTQNGEEAVLKGRGVKSVYGGRRNDRGDLIVGWKVQIPRSLTPFQRKILQAYADDIEGRNPQVHFGPLPSDPPVTSPSSPPKEPTNGEGSYPSYRSQNQPQAEHAPHRPSRPPAEPYKPYNPLSSSEEPISLANKLASAIGGAIGWVERFMRGRR, encoded by the exons ATGCCCCCAAGGATAACCTCAAGAGCATTATCGACTCTTTCTACTGCTCAGTCCTCAGCAGGAAGCTCGTcaacccttcctccttccacatTCTCTCTACGTCAACACAAACGATCGCCGTCATCACATTCGTTCACTTTTCGACACTTTGGTCCACTGCTTGCGCACCCAAGGAATCCTTCAACGGCGTCACTTGGGTGGAGG AGATCATTCCATTCTTCAACAGTTCACCCCGCTTCTGCAAAAGATCCATACAATGTCCTTGGCGTAAACAAAgacgcctcttcctctgatATTAAGAAAGCATATTATAGC TTGGCGAAAAAATGGCATCCTGACTCaagcaaagaaaaagatgcAAAAGAAAAGTTCCATGAGATACAGGCCGCTTATGAT ATTCTGTCAGACGATAAAAAACGCCAAGCGTACGATCGATACGGTTCCGCTTCAACACAGGAGGGCTTTGATCCTAATTTCGCCCATGGTGCTGGCGGATTCGGTGGATTCCAAGGCTTCGGCCCTGGTTTTGGTGACGGCGCTAGCGATCTTTTTGAGTCTCTTTTTGGAGGTGCATTTGGCGGCGGTAGCAGTGCATTCGGTGGTCGCCAGAGGCCTGTTAGGGGGGACGATTTGGAGGTTGGTGTGAATCTTTCATTCCTGGAGGCTTGCAACGGTGTCACACGCAAAGTTACTGTCACACCAGTGATTGATTGCAAGACTTGTACTGGATCTGGTCTCAAGCCAGGCGAGAAAAAGTCTCAGTGTCCTGCGTGTCGCGGCTCTGGCCAGCGGACTTTCCAAGTCCAGGGCATGGTCATGGCTTCAACTTGTCAAACATGCGGTGGAACAGGATCTACGATTCCCAAAAATGCAAGGTGTGGCGAGTGCGATGGCGTCGGAAAagtgaaggaaaagaaggtttTGGACGTGGAAATCCCTGCAGGTGTAGAAGatgggatgatgatcagGGTTCCGGGAGCCGGTGATAAGCCTCTTTCTGCTTCAGGGCCGGCCGGCGATTTACTCGTCAGAGTCTTGGTTAAACCGTCGAGTGTGTTCCGAAGGCAAGGCGTAAATCTTTATCACGATGCCAAAGTGCCGCTTCACATAGCTCTCTTGGGCGGTGTCATTAGGATACCTACCTTGGAAGGCGACGTGGACGTAAAGGTGAAGAATGGAACCcaaaatggagaagaggcagtGTTGAAAGGGCGAGGTGTCAAGAGCGTGTAcgggggaaggagaaatgATCGCGGAGATCTCATCGTGGGTTGGAAAGTACAAATTCCTCG ATCTCTTACACCATTCCAACGCAAAATTCTTCAAGCGTATGCGGATGATATTGAAGGTCGCAATCCCCAAGTACACTTTGGTCCGTTGCCATCTGATCCCCCAGTCACCAGCCCATCTTCGCCACCAAAGGAGCCTACAAATGGTGAGGGCTCTTATCCATCATATCGTTCTCAAAACCAGCCCCAAGCCGAGCATGCCCCCCATCGACCGTCTCGGCCTCCCGCTGAACCGTACAAGCCCTATAATCCTTTATCTTCATCTGAAGAACCCATCAGCTTGGCGAACAAACTTGCTTCTGCCATAGGCGGTGCCATTGGATGGGTTGAACGGTTCATGCGGGGTAGGCGATAG
- a CDS encoding hypothetical protein (HMMPfam hit to RNase_PH, 3' exoribonuclease family, domain 1, score: 105.5, E(): 1.3e-28), with protein sequence MVREIDPPSVQNEFLLAALAEGKRLDGRLPLQMRDVHYIFGDELGCVECRLGKTAILAQVSATIVKPRDDRPYEGFLLINSEIGPMASSVYENGRPGDDEVMIGRLLEKSIRRTEAIDREALCILAGEKVWQLRLTLHFLSDSGNLLDCAALAGMAALKHFRKPDVEVIGDEVIIHSPEERAPVPLAIHHTPLCLTFAYFENLPPILDPSHVEMMLCSGTLTLTLNAQREICVLSKAGGAPLGAEEIMGVVKVGVDKVRELVRHLEEELEKDRTSRVVEVR encoded by the exons ATGGTTAGAGAGATAGACCCACCATCAGTCCAGAACGAGTTTCTCCTCGCCGCCTTGGCCGAGGGGAAAAGGCTTGACGGCAGGCTACCCCTTCAGATGCGGGACGTCCATTACAtttttggagatgagctTGGCTGTGTGGAGTGTCGCTTGGGGAAGACAGC TATACTTGCTCAAGTGTCGGCGACAATTGTCAAACCGCGAGATGACAGACCCTATGAAGGATTTCTATTGATCAACTCTGAAATCGGACCTATGGCTAGCAGTGTTTATGAAAACGGAAG ACCCGGTGACGATGAAGTCATGATTGGGAGACTTCTAGAGAAGAGTATCCGACGTACTGAAGCCATTGACAGAGAAGCCTTGTGCATCCTTGCAGGCGAAAAG GTTTGGCAACTGCGCCTCACTTTGCACTTTCTCTCGGATTCAGGCAATCTCCTTGACTGTGCCGCTCTTGCAGGCATGGCAGCGTTGAAACATTTCAGAAAACCGGATGTAGAAGTTATTGGCGACGAGGTCATCATC CACTCACCAGAGGAGCGAGCTCCTGTGCCATTGGCCATCCACCATACACCCCTATGTCTCACGTTTGCCTACTTTGAAAA TCTCCCTCCAATCCTTGACCCCTCCCACGTCGAAATGATGCTTTGCTCGGGCACATTAACCCTTACGCTTAACGCACAGCGAGAGATCTGCGTCCTTTCAAAAGCTGGCGGGGCCCCTCTCGGCGCCGAAGAAATTATGGGCGTCGTCAAAGTCGGTGTTGATAAGGTCAGAGAATTAGTGAGGCatttggaggaagagctaGAAAAGGACCGTACGAGCAGAGTTGTTGAAGTACGTTAG
- a CDS encoding hypothetical protein (HMMPfam hit to ThiF, ThiF family, score: 202.8, E(): 6.3e-58; HMMPfam hit to UBACT, Repeat in ubiquitin-activating (UBA) protein, score: 120.6, E(): 3.6e-33) codes for MTAAHIQSYHSDPTRYAAVDNLLHRKGPWTDERFQGGTETANFLRTKAKILVIGAGGLGCEILQNLALSGFNDIHVIDMDTIDISNLNRQFLFREADVGKSKALVAAEFVMKRVPGCTVTPYHGRIQDHPTSFYSTFDVIVAGLDSISARRWINATLVQMAQEDEENIKPLVDGGTEGFKGQARVILPTITSCYECSIDMLTPPTAFPICTIANTPRLPEHCIEWASVLEWPKVFRDKKLDTDDPEHIEWLYKQAAARAGQFNIEGVTWALTQGVVKNIIPAIASTNAIIAASCCNEAFKIATASAPYLNNYMMYVGNESVYTYTFEHEQRPDCPVCGGESLVAEVKRDWTLQQLIESLSQRQDLQVSRPSLSFSSGKALFWPSPPDVYEATKANLELLLSDLVQDNDAIVLVDPALPVSASVTVKFV; via the exons ATGACAGCAGCTCACATACAGTCCTATCACTCAGATCCAACCCGCTATGCTGCCGTggacaatcttcttcacaggAAAGGCCCGTGGACAGACGAGAGATTCCAGGGTGGTACCGAG ACAGCAAACTTTCTCAGGACAAAGGCAAAAATTTTGGTAATCGGTGCGGGGGGCCTTGGATGTGAAATACTTCAGAACCTTGCGTTGT CGGGCTTCAATGATATTCATGTGATTGATATGGACACGATTGACATTTCCAATCTAAACAGACAGTTTCTTTTCAG GGAAGCCGACGTCGGCAAGTCCAAAGCTCTCGTGGCAGCCGAATTCGTGATGAAACGAGTGCCCGGTTGCACCGTCACCCC CTACCATGGAAGGATTCAGGACCACCCTACATCCTTCTACTCCACTTTCGATGTCATAGTTGCCGGTCTTGACTCCATCTCTGCTCGCCGATGGATCAATGCAACGTTGGTACAGATGGCacaggaggatgaagagaataTAAAGCCATTGGTTGATGGCGGTACAGAAG GGTTCAAGGGCCAGGCTCGTGTTATTTTGCCCACAATCACGTCGTGCTATGAATGCTCA ATTGATATGCTTACCCCTCCAACTGCTTTCCCCATATGTACTATCGCTAACACACCCCGTCTTCCCGAACACTGCATCGAATGGGCAAGCGTGCTGGAATGGCCCAAGGTCTTTAGAG ACAAGAAGCTCGACACAGACGATCCGGAACATATTGAGTGGCTTTACAAACAGGCTGCGGCCAGAGCCGGACAGTTCAACATCGAAGGTGTTACTTGGGCACTTACCCAAGGCGTCGTGAAGAACATCATTCCAGCGATTGCTAGTACCAATGCCATCATAGCTG CTTCATGTTGTAATGAAGCCTTCAAGATTGCGACTGCAAGCGCACCTTATCTTAACAACTACATGATG TATGTCGGTAATGAATCTGTTTATACCTATACATTTGAGCATGAGCAGCGACCAGACTGCCCTGTATGTGGCGGAGAGTCCCTCGTGGCTGAGGTCAAAAGGGACTGGACATTGCAACAACTTATTGAATCTCTCTCCCAGCGTCAAGATTT GCAAGTATCTCGTCCTTCTTTATCATTCTCTTCCGGAAAAGCTCTGTTCTGGCCAAGTCCGCCCGATGTTTACGAAGCTACCAAGGCCAACCTCGAATTGCTGTTGAGTGATTTGGTGCAGGACAATGATGCGATCGTGCTTGTGGACCCAGCATTACCTGTAAGCGCTTCGGTAACTGTAAAGTTTGTATAG
- a CDS encoding hypothetical protein (Match to ESTs gb|CF187285.1|CF187285, gb|CF187011.1|CF187011, gb|CF194699.1|CF194699; HMMPfam hit to AAA, ATPase family associated with various cellular activities (AAA), score: 289.2, E(): 6.5e-84; HMMPfam hit to Peptidase_M41, Peptidase family M41, score: 353.7, E(): 2.5e-103), which produces MLSRSVQVAGLDLFVSSRAASLRCQKYCARSPSNLKEMRIPRKTSQMVSRPCISFRGLHSSTSWNGIFSSRSTTAKPSETQTDVDQPLTPFQARVAELEIKAHANKEDPDAQLEFLRQLSEGGEFAGLVAYYEGMALAEDTSGSQALLRNDEAWAIFMDALARSGRLGDIVTKVRRRDQLLASIGANGGSSSSAPLVSNPTPSSVSANNSSTSTPSVSSPGPSLTSSLLSRAVSPTSLANASNASTSQSHPGAGSPLNPIYVQMAPPTPQMNAWRALRWVAGFLLWGFIILTVMSMVIENTGLLKAGPGPVEFEPEEGKIVKFSDVHGVEEAKAELEEIVEFLKNPEKFSALGGKLPKGVLLTGPPGTGKTMLARAVAGEAEVPFLFASGSSFDEMFVGVGAKRVRELFAAARKKAPAIIFIDELDAIGSKRSAKDQHYMKQTLNQLLVELDGFEQAEGVIIIAATNFPESLDKALTRPGRFDRHVVVGLPDVRGRIEILKHHMSEVQYDVDVDPSVIARGCPGMSGADLQNLVNQAAVKASRDGSNSVQLKHFEWAKDRILMGAERKSHYVTEESKRATAYHEGGHALVALHTPGAMPLHKVTIMPRGQALGITFQLPEQDKDSYTRREFNAMIDVALGGRAAEEMIFGHDNVTSGCSSDLQRATDVATRMIRNYGFSDKVGLVAHGDEESVYLSSKKKDEIESEIRSFLDQSMTRTENLLKTHENELHRLADALIEYETLSLDEVKQVLEGKRLSRPTTEGESLKGQGEKSGKGPIVDGI; this is translated from the exons ATGCTTTCTAGGTCTGTGCAGGTGGCAGGGTTGGACCTGTTTGTGTCTTCCAGGGCAGCCAGTTTAAGATGTCAAAAATACTGTGCGCGAAGTCCGTCAAATCTTAAG GAAATGCGGATCCCGAGGAAAACGTCGCAAATGGTCTCGCGACCTTGCATTTCTTTTCGAGGCCTCCACAGTTCTACCTCCTGGAATGGCATTTTCAGTTCTCGGTCTACCACCGCGAAACCATCAGAAACCCAAACAGATGTCGATCAACCTTTAACTCCTTTCCAAGCTCGAGTTGCGGAACTGGAGATCAAGGCTCATGCAAATAAAGAGGATCCGGATGCCCAGCTTGAATTTTTACGCCAGCTTTCCGAAGGAGGAGAATTCGCCGGTTTGGTGGCGTACTACGAAGGAATGGCTCTTGCCGAGGATACATCTGGAAGTCAGGCTCTTCTGAGGAATGATGAAGCATGGGCCATATTCATGGATGCATTGGCGAGATCAGGCAGGTTGGGTGATATAGTGACTAAGGTCAGGAGAAGAGATCAGCTGCTGGCATCCATAGGTGCTAATGGCGGgtcttcctcgtctgcgCCTCTGGTATCTAATCCTACACCATCCTCTGTATCAGCAAACAATTCGTCAACCTCAACGCCTTCTGTCAGTTCTCCAGGTCCTTCATTGACGTCGTCTTTGCTAAGCCGGGCGGTGTCACCGACTTCCCTAGCAAATGCTTCGAATGCTTCTACCTCTCAGTCTCATCCTGGCGCAGGTTCTCCGCTAAATCCGATATACGTACAAATGGCCCCCCCTACTCCGCAGATGAATGCCTGGCGCGCTTTGCGTTGGGTGGCTGGATTCCTGCTTTGGGGGTTTATTATTCTCACGGTCATGTCGATGGTGATAGAGAACACTGGGCTACTGAAGGCAGGCCCTGGTCCTGTCGAGTTTGAACCAGAAGAGGGCAAAATAGTCAAATTCAGTGATGTCCATGGGGTGGAAGAAGCTAAAGCA GAATTGGAGGAAATTGTCGAATTTCTCAAGAATCCGGAGAAGTTCTCGGCTCTTGGGGGCAAGCTTCCAAAAGGAGTCCTTCTGACTGGCCCTCCTGGTACTGGTAAGACTATGCTTGCTCGTGCTGTAGCAGGTGAGGCGGAAGTTCCGTTTTTGTTCGCCTCTGGTTCAAGTTTTGACGAAATGTTTGTTGGTGTCGGAG CCAAACGTGTCAGGGAGCTGTTCGCTGCCGCTAGAAAGAAAGCTCCCGCCATCATTTTTATTGATGAGCTCGACGCTATTGGCTCCAAACGAAGCGCCAAAGATCAACACTACATGAAACAAACTTTGAATCAGCTACTTGTGGAACTCGACGGCTTTGAACAGGCGGAAGGtgttatcatcatcgcGGCTACCAACTTCCCTGAATCTCTCGACAAAGCTCTTACCCGTCCTGGTCGTTTTGATAGACATG TTGTGGTCGGTCTTCCTGACGTCCGCGGGCGTATAGAAATTCTCAAGCATCATATGTCCGAGGTGCAATACGATGTGGACGTTGACCCTAGTGTCATTGCACGAGGCTGCCCTGGTATGAGCGGTGCAGATTTACAGAACCTAGTCAACCAGGCGGCTGTCAAGGCTTCCAGGGATGGATCGAACAGCGTTCAATTGAAGCATTTCGAATGGGCTAAAG ACCGTATTTTGATGGGAGCTGAAAGGAAATCTCATTATGTGACAGAGGAGTCCAAGCGAGCAACTGCTTATCACGAAGGTGGTCACGCTCTTGTTGCTCTACATACTCCGGGGGCCATGCCTCTACATAAGGT TACTATTATGCCCAGAGGTCAAGCTCTTGGCATTACTTTTCAGCTACCCGAACAAGACAAGG ACTCATATACCCGTCGCGAATTCAACGCTATGATTGACGTTGCCCTTGGTGGCCGTGCTGCTGAGGAAATGATATTCGGACATGACAACGTGACAAGTGGATGCTCAAGCGACCTTCAACGTGCAACAGATGTTGCTACTAGGATGATTCGG AATTACGGTTTCAGTGACAAAGTTGGATTAGTTGCTcatggggatgaagaatcTGTCTATCTTTCAAGtaagaagaaagacgagaTCGAAAGTGAAATTCGGAG TTTCCTGGATCAAAGTATGACCAGAACGGAGAATCTTCTCAAGACGCACGAGAATGAGTTACATCGA CTGGCTGATGCACTCATTGAGTACGAGACTCTATCGTTGGATGAAGTGAAGCAGGTGCTAGAGGGGAAGCGATTAAGCAGACCAACAACTGAAGGGGAAAGTTTAAAAGGTCAAGGTGAAAAGAGTGGGAAGGGTCCCATTGTTGACGGCATTTAG